The Gadus macrocephalus chromosome 13, ASM3116895v1 genome includes a window with the following:
- the LOC132471141 gene encoding vascular cell adhesion protein 1-like gives MDMLALRLSFYLVVCMLEVAHGSDCMPKDGCPIMITPSRIVVQYGSPLYANCSSCVNGSCKETKWETPTGSFERLINSINGINKTISRWNVDNATEWDMRPICYELNNANCCTVQAVTLYKPPDNVSISFVNHTGPLLEGHQYNLQCRVQNVAPIQNLAVTFYKGDTILDSVQPNRTSENTTVTETFTSFSFNSSRGDDGVQYWCEAKLNLGQQDPPPVTMSERLTTTVYFKPKTGQGSSPDPISIAVGEPFQLNCTAHSNPSPAYSWTGPDNTTVGNGSDFAVRSAGFEHEGLYVCDARNSQGSTTVTFNVDVRVGWLHITAVVSVLLGVICMVVGGFVHSE, from the exons ATGGATATGTTGGCTCTTCGTCTGAGTTTCTATCTCGTCGTGTGCATGTTGGAAGTGGCTCATGGGAGCGATTGTATGCCTAAAG ATGGATGTCCTATTATGATCACTCCCTCCCGAATAGTTGTGCAGTACGGATCTCCATTATATGCAAACTGTTCGAGTTGTGTAAATGGCTCTTGTAAGGAGACTAAATGGGAGACCCCCACGGGATCATTTGAAAGGCTTATTAACTCGATTAACGGAATCAACAAGACGATATCACGGTGGAATGTGGACAACGCCACAGAATGGGACATGAGGCCCATTTGCTACGAGTTGAACAATGCAAACTGTTGCACTGTTCAAGCTGTCACCTTATACA aaCCTCCTGACAACGTATCCATCAGCTTTGTAAACCACACTGGCCCACTGCTTGAAGGACATCAGTACAACCTCCAGTGCCGTGTCCAGAACGTTGCTCCTATCCAGAACCTCGCCGTGACCTTCTACAAAGGAGACACTATCCTGGACTCGGTACAGCCCAACAGGACCTCTGAGAATACAACGGTGACAGAGACGTTCACCAGCTTCAGCTTCAACTCCAGCAGAGGGGATGATGGGGTCCAGTACTGGTGTGAAGCCAAGCTGAACCTGGGACAACAAGATCCACCTCCTGTAACAATGTCAGAACGCCTAACAACCACTGTGTACT TCAAACCTAAGACGGGGCAGGGGTCTTCGCCAGATCCTATTTCCATCGCAGTAGGGGAACCTTTCCAGTTGAACTGCACAGCCCATTCCAACCCCAGTCCAGCCTACAGTTGGACCGGTCCTGACAACACCACAGTCGGCAACGGCAGTGATTTCGCCGTGCGGTCGGCTGGTTTTGAACACGAGGGCCTGTACGTTTGTGACGCCCGCAACAGCCAGGGAAGCACAACTGTGACGTTCAACGTGGATGTCCGCG ttGGCTGGTTGCATATCACCGCAGTCGTGTCAGTGCTGTTGGGGGTCATCTGCATGGTCGTTGGTGGGTTTGTCCACTCCGAATGA
- the LOC132470662 gene encoding N-acetyltransferase family 8 member 7-like, translated as MQLRIRKYQDPDKETVRSLFSQGIQEHIRPSFKNAMSSPLYLCFSLGLGVTGYLLASGLGALVLVSGWAGLVYYCCHKLYADYVRGRLQADMQDIQASYMAQPDDCFWVAETVATGKVVGMVAVVAKKNGAERYGELFRMIISSATRRTGLGSRMTQAVLDFCKQHGMSKVILETSSTQTAAIALYQKLGFKHVRSYTKTHVANWMMKITRVTIVVMEKSI; from the coding sequence ATGCAGTTGCGAATTCGTAAGTACCAGGACCCTGACAAGGAGACGGTCAGGTCCCTGTTTTCCCAAGGCATACAGGAACACATCAGGCCAAGTTTTAAGAATGCTATGAGCAGCCCGCTCTACCTGTGCTTCTCCCTGGGTCTGGGCGTCACTGGCTACCTCCTGGCCTCTGGTTTAGGAGCCCTTGTGCTTGTGTCTGGCTGGGCGGGCCTAGTCTACTACTGCTGCCACAAGTTGTATGCTGACTATGTCAGGGGCAGGCTGCAGGCGGACATGCAGGACATACAGGCGAGCTACATGGCCCAGCCAGACGACTGCTTCTGGGTGGCAGAGACTGTTGCCACAGGGAAGGTGGTGGGTATGGTGGCTGTGGTGGCCAAGAAGAACGGTGCAGAGAGGTACGGCGAATTGTTCAGAATGATTATATCGTCTGCGACACGCCGGACGGGCCTTGGATCCAGAATGACTCAAGCAGTCCTGGACTTCTGCAAGCAGCATGGGATGTCCAAGGTTATTTTGGAGACCTCCTCCACTCAAACGGCTGCCATTGCCCTGTACCAGAAATTGGGGTTTAAACATGTCCGCTCATATACTAAAACACATGTCGCTAATTGGATGATGAAGATAACTAGAGTTACTATTGTAGTCATGGAAAAATCTATATAG
- the LOC132470661 gene encoding N-acetyltransferase family 8 member 7-like — MELTIRRYQDPDKETVLSLFSQGIEEHIWPCFTNAMSSPLYLCFSLGLGVTGYLLASGLGALVLVSGWAGLVYYCCHKFFADFVRDSLKTDMQDIAASFMAQPDDCFWVAETVATGKVVGMVAVVAKKNGAERYGELFRMIVSSAIRRAGHGSRMVHTVLDFCKQRGMSKVTLGTTSTQTAAIALYRKKGFKHVRSDSKARIANWMMKITRVTFVVMEKSI; from the coding sequence ATGGAGTTGACCATTCGTAGGTACCAGGACCCTGACAAGGAGACAGTCCTGTCCCTGTTTTCCCAAGGAATAGAGGAACACATCTGGCCATGTTTTACAAATGCTATGAGCAGTCCGCTCTACCTGTGCTTCTCCCTGGGTCTGGGCGTCACTGGCTACCTCCTGGCCTCTGGTTTAGGAGCCCTTGTGCTTGTTTCTGGCTGGGCGGGCCTAGTCTACTACTGCTGCCACAAGTTTTTTGCTGACTTTGTCAGAGACAGCCTCAAGACGGACATGCAGGACATAGCGGCGAGCTTCATGGCCCAGCCAGACGACTGCTTCTGGGTGGCAGAGACCGTTGCCACCGGGAAGGTTGTGGGTATGGTGGCTGTGGTGGCCAAGAAGAACGGTGCAGAGAGGTACGGCGAATTGTTCAGAATGATCGTCTCGTCTGCGATACGCCGGGCGGGCCACGGATCCAGAATGGTTCATACAGTCCTGGACTTCTGCAAGCAGCGTGGGATGTCCAAGGTTACCCTGGGGACCACGTCCACACAAACGGCTGCCATTGCCCTGTACCGGAAAAAGGGGTTTAAACATGTCCGCTCAGATTCTAAGGCACGCATCGCTAATTGGATGATGAAGATAACAAGAGTTACTTTTGTAGTTATGGAAAAATCTATATAG
- the LOC132470663 gene encoding N-acetyltransferase family 8 member 7-like: MQLTIRRYQDPDKEKVLSLFSQGIEEHIWPCFKNAMSSPLYLCLSLGLGVTGYLLASGLGALVLVSGWTGLVYYCCHKLFTGYLRDGLKKDMQDIPASYMAQPDDCFWVAETVATGKVVGMVAVVAKKNGAERYGELFRMIVSSAIRRAGHGSRMVQTVLDFCKQRGISKVTLVTTAQTAGVALYQKMGFKLVRSYTKTHLPNWMMKITRVIIVVMEKSI, encoded by the coding sequence ATGCAGTTGACAATTCGTAGGTACCAGGACCCTGACAAGGAGAAGGTCCTTTCTCTGTTCTCCCAAGGCATAGAGGAACACATCTGGCCTTGTTTTAAGAATGCTATGAGCAGCCCGCTCTACCTGTGCCTCTCCCTGGGTCTGGGCGTCACTGGCTACCTCCTGGCCTCTGGTTTAGGAGCCCTTGTGCTAGTTTCTGGCTGGACGGGCCTAGTCTACTACTGCTGCCACAAGTTGTTTACTGGCTATTTAAGAGACGGGCTCAAGAAGGACATGCAGGACATACCAGCGAGCTACATGGCCCAGCCAGACGACTGCTTCTGGGTGGCAGAAACTGTTGCCACCGGGAAGGTTGTGGGTATGGTGGCTGTGGTGGCCAAGAAGAACGGTGCAGAGAGGTACGGCGAATTGTTCAGAATGATCGTCTCGTCTGCGATACGCCGGGCGGGCCACGGATCCAGAATGGTCCAGACAGTCCTGGATTTCTGCAAGCAGCGTGGGATTTCAAAGGTTACCTTGGTGACCACTGCTCAAACAGCCGGCGTGGCCCTGTACCAGAAAATGGGGTTTAAACTTGTCCGCTCTTATACTAAGACACATTTGCCTAATTGGATGATGAAGATAACTAGAGTTATTATTGTAGTCATGGAAAAATCGATATAG